CGAAAGCGGCCATGCTTACCTACGGCAATGCCCTTTACAAAACGGCGGCTGCAGTCAGCGCCAACGGAGTGGAGAATCGGGAAACGTGGCTTGCGGTCATGCCGCTGTGCCATATAGCGGGAATGGTGATGGGCGTGAATATCCCTGTCTACACAGGGGCTCCGTGTGTGTTGATGGAACGCTTTGATCCGGTTGAAACGTTGAGGATGCTTAAACATTATGAAGTGACGGTCTGGTACAGCACCGCACCGATGAATGAAGCGATACTTGACATGGGAACAGAAGGAACGCTTGAACACTTGCGGTTGAACCTGTGTACCAGTTTCGGTATGCCGGTGACGGAGAGTCTTGCGGAAAGGTGGAAGGAGCTAGCGCCGGGGTGCTGTTTGTTTGAAGCATCGTACGGCTTGAGTGAATCACATACGGTCGATACGTATATGCCTGCGGAAAAGGTGAAATTCGGTTCCGTCGGCGTTCCGGTTCCTGGTTCCAGGATAGAGATCCATGATCCATGGACAGGAGAAGCTTGTCCACCAGGGGAGTCCGGGGAGATTGTTATCCGAAGCCCGGGTGTGTTTAAGGGCTACTGGAATCGTCCGGAGGCTACAGCAGAGGTTAGGAAGGATGATTGGCTGCATACGGGCGATATCGGTTACTTCGATGAGGACGGCTATCTGTATTTTCAAGGTCGGAGTAAGGAGATGATCAAGTCCTCCGGGTTCAGTATTTTCCCGGAAGATGTGGAATCGCTGTGGAAGAAGCACCCGGCTGTCGTACAGGCAGCCGTCATCGGTATCCCGGATGAGCGAAAAGGGGAGGTTGTGAAGGCGTTCCTCGTTCTGCAGCAGGATGCCGACGTAACGGAAGAAGAGCTGACAGGATGGGCCAAGGAGCATATGGCCCGCTACAAGGTACCTTCAGCCATCGAAATCCGCCGCTCGCTGCCGCAGACGAGCGCAGGAAAAATACTAAGGCGGCTGCTGAAAACAGAGACGTAACCCGATAGACCGCTTCCCGCTATGGGGGCGGTTTTTTCGGTGTGTTCTTGGGTAAGATGAAGGGGATATGGATAATGGGATACTTGTGTTAAAATAGTCCTTTAACAGGCCGGTCGTCTTTTGCTGCAAAAGAATCCGCGACACTACATGGAGGTTATGATATGGATAATAATGATATATTGATACGGCTGCGATATGCCCTCGATATCCGCGACATGGACATGGTTGAAATATTCAAGCTCGGCGGTGTAGAGCTGACGAAAGAGGACGTGCGTAAAGTTCTCACCAAGCCGGAGGAAGAGTATGAGGAATACGATGATGAAGCGTACGAGGACGAGATGCATATCAAGTGTACGAACAGCATGTTGGAGTCCTTCCTGAACGGGTTGATTACATTTGAAAGGGGCCCTCAGCTTTCTAAGGATGGCACCCCTGTCAAACCGGACCGTTCCATCAAGAACTATTCCAGCGTCAATAACGTCATGCTGAAGAAAGTGAAAATAGCATTGAAACTCACCAACGAAGATGTGATCGACATCATCGGACTTGCCGGTGTGACGATAACAAAAGGCGAATTGAGTGCGCTGCTTAGAAAAGAAGGGCATAAAAACTACAAACCATGCGGCGATAAGTATGCGAGGAATTTCCTGAAAGGCCTTGCGATCAAGCATCGCGGCTGATGAAAAGCCCCGGGAGAGGCATCCCGGGGCTTTTTTTATGATTTTGATTCCCTTCCGATTTCAGGGAGGATGGTTTTGGCTACTTTCTTGTCCAGTGCTTCATAATCATAATAGTTGATCGTTTCGTATAACTCTTCACGGGACTGCATGTCGGACAATTTGTGCTTTTGTGTGTCTTGGGTCAGGATTTCCGTGAAAATCCGTTCGTAGGCTTTAGCAGCGACGCGAAGGGAGGTGACAGGATAAATCACCATGTTCATTCCGAATGCCTCGAAGTCTTCCCCGGTGAAATACGGGGTTTTCCCGAATTCCGTCATGTTGGCCAGAAGAGGGGCGTGAATGGCATCGGACGCCTTTTTGAAATCTTCCTCGCTTGTCAAAGCCTCTGGAAAAACAGCATCTGCGCCCGCTTTTACATAATCATTCGCACGTTCGATTGCCGCATCCATTCCTTCCACTGACTTAGCATCTGTTCTGGCGACGACCAGGAGGGTAGGAGCCGTTTCTTTAATCGTGCGGATTTTCTGCATCATCTCTTCTGTATCGACAAGTGTTTTTCCGTTTAAGTGGCCGCACTTCTTCGGGAGCTGCTGATCCTCGATTTGAACGGCAGCAACTCCTGCCTCTACCATTTCCATCGCTGCGCGGGCGACGGTGATGGTCCCGCCGTATCCGGTGTCGATATCGACAAGTAAGGGAAGGTCGGAGGCACGGATCAACTCTTGTGCCTTTGCTGCCATTTCGTTGGAGTAAATCATGCCGAGGTCGGGCAGTGCACGGCTGGCAGTATAGGCGGCACCTGATAAGTAAAGGGCCTTGAACCCGACGTCTTTGGCTATTTTGGCAGACATGCCGTCATGGGCACCGGGAATCCTGAGCAGTTCCTGTTCTTCCATCAATCGCTTGAACGCTGCTGCTCGTTCCGGCTGGGTCGATGTAGGTTCCACTATCCATGTCATGATACGTTCTCCTCCTTATATACGGAATAATTCCATGAATTGAGGCACGGATGTATCGACTAATTGGTCGTAATCCTCACATCGATTCAGAATCCGGTTCACCTGACGGAATGGGAAGCGTGTCTTCAAATTGTCCTGGAACTTGTTCAAAAGAAGCGGGATTCCCTCATCCCGGCGTCTGCGGTGGCCAAGGGGGTATTCAATTGCCACTTGTTCAGTGCAGGAACCGTCTGTAAAGAATACCTGAACAGCATTGGCGATCGAACGTTTATCCGGATCGAGGTAATCGCGGCTGTATTCCTCGCACTCCACCGTTGTCATCAACCCTCTTAGTCGGTCGATATCCGGATTCCGGGCCGTGTCATCTTCATAGTGGTCGGCGTTCAGGGTGCCGTAAATCAATCCGACAGCTGTGATGTACTGCAGGCAGTGATCGCGATCCGCAGGGTTGTGCAGCGGTCCTTTCTTATCAATGATCCGAATCGCCGATTCATGGGTGGTGATGGTAATCCTGGCAATGTCGGAAAGTCTGTCTTTTACTTCCGTGTGGAGCTGGACGGCGGCTTCCGCAGCCGTCTGGGCATGAAACTCGGCTGGGTATGCGATTTTAAACAGGATATTCTCCATGACATAGGAACCGAGCGGGCGGGCCAGTGTCAGCTTTTTCCCGCTGAACAGGACATCCTGAAAGCCCCACCCTGGCGCAGATAATGCTGTGGGATATCCCATTTCTCCTTTTCTCGTCATTAAAGCCAGACGGACACCCCTGCTTGTCGCATCACCGGCAGCCCAGGATTTCCGTGATCCGGTGTTTGGCGCGTGGCGGTATGTGCGGAGACTGGAATTATCGACCCATGCCTGCGAGACGGCATCGGTGACTTCTTCCTTCGTCCCGCCGAGCATCGCTGTAACAACGGCGGCTGTTGCGACTTTTACGTAAAGGACGTGGTCCAAACCTTCTCTGTTCAGGCTGTTCTCAAGTGCAAGGACACCTTGAATTTCGTGGGCCTTCACCATGTTCACGAGCACGTCCTTCATGTGGAGCGGAGCTTCCCCTGCGGCCAGTCGCCTCCTGCTGATATAGTCGGCGATGGCCAGGATTCCTCCCAGGTTGTCGGAGGGATGCCCCCACTCGGCAGCGAGCCACGTGTCATTGTAGTCGAGCCAACGAATCATACAGCTGATATTGAAGGCGGCATGAACAGGATCCAATTCATAGGAAGTCCCCGGGACACGCGAGCCGTCAGGAACGATAGTACCAGGAACGATGGGACCGAGGTGTTTCGTGCATTCCGGGTATCGAAGGGCGAGAAACCCGCAGCCAAGCGAATCCATCAGGACGTACTGGGCTGTCTGCAACGCTTCCTCGCTGGTAACTTCTTCGTGAACCGCATAAGCAGCGATTTCCTCCAATAATGGATCGGTTTCCTTGAGGGTATTCATTTTCACTTCTTCCATTTCATCTCCACCTTTACAAAGAATATGTACCATACAGCCGGGCAGGCAGCCCGGCTTTCTTCCTTTATGGATGCAGATCCCGCGGGCCGGAATAAAGGACACGGGGACGGAACAACTTGTTGTTGGCGTATTGTTCTGTGACATGGGCACAGAGGCCGAGGGTTCTTGCAGCAAAGAAGATCGGCGTGTACAAAGCGATTGGAACAGAAAGAAGGTAATAGACAGGAGCAGCGTAGTAATCCAGATTCGGATATAGATTTTTTTCTTCTTTCATGACGGCTTCTCCTGCTTCGCACATGTCAAACAGGTCTTCACGTTTTTTTTCTTTTGCGAGTTCCCGAAGAGCTTCTTTCATGAGGGAAGCCCGTGGGTCCATGCGATTCCTATACACTCGATGACCGAATCCCATCACCTTTTCTTTCTTCTGGAGCTTTTCATAGAGCAGGTGACGGAATCCGTCGGTCGTTTTTCCTTCAAGCAGCATATGCATGACCGCTTCATTCGCACCGCCGTGAAGATTCCCTTTTAAGGAGGCGACGGCACCGGTCAAGGCACCATACAAGTCGGCATTCGTCGATGCGATGACCCGGGCGGTGAAGGTCGAGTTCGGCATTTCGTGCTCGCTGTAGAGCAACAAGGAACGGTCGAAGAACTTCACCTCCTGCTCCGATGGTATCGTACCGGTGATCATGTATAAGAAATTCGCGCTGTAAGAGAGTTCCTCCGTGGGCTCGATGACCGGTTCCTGCTGCAGGATGTGGTAACTGTTAGCGACGATGTTCGGAATTTTAGCCAGTAAACGCAGCGCCGTCGTACGCATGACCTCCGGTGAGCGGTCTTCCAGCCTTTCATCGTGACCGGCAAGGGCGGAAACACCTGTGCGCAGCGCATCCATCGGGTGTGTAGAGGACGGAAGCTTTTCGAAAAGCGTAAAAAAACCTTGCGGCAGGGAATATTCCTTTATTAAATTAGCTTCGATATTTGATCGTTCTGCACCTGCAGGGAGACTGCCGTGAAGCAGAAGATGAATCAAGTCTGTATAGGTCTTACAGCCGGCAAGCTCAATCAGTTCATAGCCGCGGATGACAATTTCCTCTTTCTCTGTATCCAGGTAGGAAAGCTGCGTCTCTGCAGCAATCACACCATCAAGACCAGGTCGATAGATCATTTGATCAGGCATAGACATCCTCCTCATAGTAACCGCTTACAAAAATAAGATCAGGACAGCGAATGCTTACCGAAAAGTTCTTCGCGGACAAGGACGTATGCTTTTTCTAAACGAATTCGTTCCTCCGAGTCACGGCATTCCTTCTGCCATTGTTCGAACGTCTCCTCCAGTGTACTTGGAAGATCGGCGTAGAACTGATTCATAATAGATGCTTTAAAAAGGTCGATATAGCTGTCTATCGGATCATTCATAGAGACACCTCTATTTCATTCGGAAATAAAGCCAATAAAAAAACAACTTCCCCAAGAAGTTGTCAAGCTGCGTTCTTCCTAGGAAAAGCAAATAAGATCCGCAGCCATGCGTATCCATCCTTCTCCTGAAACGGCACTTCACACCCCCTATCCTCGTAGGTACATGATGTTCGCTGAAACGGGCAGGTCTCCTGGCTTATGATCATCGCTCCCTGAACCCTTCCCATTCCCGCTCGATGACGGGGACAGTGGTCCTTCAGTTCGCTCCCAATTACAGTTGCGGGACAGCACCGGCTTTTCACCGGTTTCCCTTTTAAGCAGGCAGCATTTGTGCGCCTGCACCCGAATCAAAACGTATTCAGTTGTCACAGTTCAATATATCAAACAATCCAGAAATAAACAATATTTTCCTTTCTTCCCCATGGTAGGAACAGCTGGGATGTTTGCTTTTTATAAAAAAAGGTTACATATCTTACAGGTGAACAAACTATACCATGTATGTTTTCCATAGAAAGGATGAGTGAGAGTGAAAGTACTTGTAGTAGGTGCAAATGGTCAAGTCGGTAAACATCTGGTTGAGAAAATCCAGGACAGCGAAAAAGTAGAAGCCGTCGCTATGATCCGTAAAGAGGAGCAGGCGTCCTACTTCAAAGATTTAGGAGCCGAAACGGTCCTTATTGACTTGGAAGACGACACGGAAACCATTGCAAAAGCGTTTAAAGGAGTGGACGCTGTCGTATTTACAGCGGGATCCGGTCCGAATACCGGCCCTGATAAAACAGTAATGATCGACCTTGACGGTGCGGTGAAGACGATCGAAGCATCGAAGCAGGCAGGTGTGAAGCGCTACGTCATGATCAGTTCTTTCGATACGACGCGGGAAGCGATTCAGGAAGCACCGGCTTCTTTCGCTCCTTATGTCATTGCGAAGCACTATGCAGATGACTGGCTGCGACGAACGGATCTGGATTACACGATCATCCACCCGGGAATGTTGACGAACGATGCGGGTACGGGTGAAGTGGAAGCGGCAGAGAAAGTCGAACGCGGGGAAATTTCCCGTGAAGACGTGGCGAGCGTCATTCTTGCGACATTGGAAAATGAGGCGACAATCGGTAAGGAATTCCAAGTGGTCGGGGGAAATACGACCGTCCGCGATGCTGTAGGATCTTTATAATTATTAGGAAGACTCTCGAAGGCTCTGCTGGAAACAGCGGAGTCTTCTTTATTGTTTCGTCGATTTCCCGGGAAATATGTGGCGGCACCATGTGAAAAAATGCTACGATTCCCGTAGGATATACATAGGAGGAAAGTATATGACACGGAAATTATATTATGAAGATGCTTATTTGACGGCATTTGATACAACCATTGCCCGTACCGGGCAGGATGATAACGGATTTTTCGTCATACTTGAAGAAACAGCCTTTTATCCAACCGGCGGCGGCCAGCCGAGTGATCGAGGAGCTTTGAACGGAGCACCGGTTTCGGGTGTGGAAGAAGTGGACGGCGATATCCGTCATTATTTGGAGGAGCCGATGGTCGTCGGAGGTACCGTCCATGGGGAAATTGACTGGGCCAGACGCTTTGACCATATGCAGCAGCATTGCGGGCAGCATATCCTTTCTGCAGTCATGGAAGATCGTTTTCAGTGGCAGACGACCAGCTTCCATCTGGGTGAGGAAACGGTCACGATCGATTTGGATACTTCTGAGCTTCTGGAAGAAACGCTTGCAGAAGCGGAAGCAGAGGTCAACCGCTTGATCCTGAAAAATATTAAGGTGGAAACAGCATGGATGACGGCGGAAGAGGCAGGGAAGTATCCTTTGCGTAAGAAACTCGCCGTCACGGAAAATGTCCGTCTCGTCATGATTCCGGGCGTTGATTATAATGGCTGCGGCGGAACACATCCGCAGGCGACCGGGGAAGTAAGGGCTGTTAAGCTTCTGGGCTGGACTAAGAATAAGGGTCAGGTGCGCCTGGAATTTGTCTGCGGAGAACGCCTGCTTGGACAGTTCGGAAAGAAACACCGGCTGTTGACGGAGTTGAAGCAGCTCGTTGCCCGTCCTGAGGAGGCGCTGCCGGAGGAAATCGTTGAGCTGAATGAAAAAAGCAAAGAGAAGGATAAGTACATCTTGGATTTGGAGAGTAAGCTGATCGGCTATGAAGCGAAGGAGCTTGTGGAACAAGGAGAGCAGAAACAGTTTCTCTCTGCAGTATATCAGGACCGTTCCATTAAGCAGCTCCAGGCTTTAGGGCAGGCTGTGTTGAACGAAACGACGGATGCCTGTGTCCTGCTCGTCAGTGAACAGGAAGATGCCCTCCAGTTTGTACTTGCCTGTGGCAGCGGACTGGACAGAAATATGAATGACGTGGCGAAACAAGTGTTGCCGCATATCGAGGGAAAAGGCGGAGGAAAACCGCATTTTGTCCAGGGTGGCGGCAAGAAACGAATCAAAGCTGATGCATTTGTGGAGCTGGTAAAGAATATAGTTTAAAAAGAGTCCCCCTGAACTCCAGGAAGCGCTTGTCGCTTTCTGGAGTTTTTTATCATCTTACGGTAACTGTTGTGTAATAGTGGTGTAATAGTATTAAGAACATATAACAGTTCCATTATTGTTGCGTTTTTTTATTGTAAATGTGGTATTATCAATCTTGTTCTCCTACGCATGCTTAATTTTAATTGGTATCAGCTATTGATGAAACATAAATAAATTAG
This sequence is a window from Bacillus sp. SB49. Protein-coding genes within it:
- the mmgD gene encoding citrate synthase; its protein translation is MPDQMIYRPGLDGVIAAETQLSYLDTEKEEIVIRGYELIELAGCKTYTDLIHLLLHGSLPAGAERSNIEANLIKEYSLPQGFFTLFEKLPSSTHPMDALRTGVSALAGHDERLEDRSPEVMRTTALRLLAKIPNIVANSYHILQQEPVIEPTEELSYSANFLYMITGTIPSEQEVKFFDRSLLLYSEHEMPNSTFTARVIASTNADLYGALTGAVASLKGNLHGGANEAVMHMLLEGKTTDGFRHLLYEKLQKKEKVMGFGHRVYRNRMDPRASLMKEALRELAKEKKREDLFDMCEAGEAVMKEEKNLYPNLDYYAAPVYYLLSVPIALYTPIFFAARTLGLCAHVTEQYANNKLFRPRVLYSGPRDLHP
- the prpB gene encoding methylisocitrate lyase — protein: MTWIVEPTSTQPERAAAFKRLMEEQELLRIPGAHDGMSAKIAKDVGFKALYLSGAAYTASRALPDLGMIYSNEMAAKAQELIRASDLPLLVDIDTGYGGTITVARAAMEMVEAGVAAVQIEDQQLPKKCGHLNGKTLVDTEEMMQKIRTIKETAPTLLVVARTDAKSVEGMDAAIERANDYVKAGADAVFPEALTSEEDFKKASDAIHAPLLANMTEFGKTPYFTGEDFEAFGMNMVIYPVTSLRVAAKAYERIFTEILTQDTQKHKLSDMQSREELYETINYYDYEALDKKVAKTILPEIGRESKS
- a CDS encoding DUF1456 family protein codes for the protein MDNNDILIRLRYALDIRDMDMVEIFKLGGVELTKEDVRKVLTKPEEEYEEYDDEAYEDEMHIKCTNSMLESFLNGLITFERGPQLSKDGTPVKPDRSIKNYSSVNNVMLKKVKIALKLTNEDVIDIIGLAGVTITKGELSALLRKEGHKNYKPCGDKYARNFLKGLAIKHRG
- a CDS encoding bifunctional 2-methylcitrate dehydratase/aconitate hydratase, whose translation is MEEVKMNTLKETDPLLEEIAAYAVHEEVTSEEALQTAQYVLMDSLGCGFLALRYPECTKHLGPIVPGTIVPDGSRVPGTSYELDPVHAAFNISCMIRWLDYNDTWLAAEWGHPSDNLGGILAIADYISRRRLAAGEAPLHMKDVLVNMVKAHEIQGVLALENSLNREGLDHVLYVKVATAAVVTAMLGGTKEEVTDAVSQAWVDNSSLRTYRHAPNTGSRKSWAAGDATSRGVRLALMTRKGEMGYPTALSAPGWGFQDVLFSGKKLTLARPLGSYVMENILFKIAYPAEFHAQTAAEAAVQLHTEVKDRLSDIARITITTHESAIRIIDKKGPLHNPADRDHCLQYITAVGLIYGTLNADHYEDDTARNPDIDRLRGLMTTVECEEYSRDYLDPDKRSIANAVQVFFTDGSCTEQVAIEYPLGHRRRRDEGIPLLLNKFQDNLKTRFPFRQVNRILNRCEDYDQLVDTSVPQFMELFRI
- a CDS encoding serine-tRNA(Ala) deacylase AlaX; protein product: MTRKLYYEDAYLTAFDTTIARTGQDDNGFFVILEETAFYPTGGGQPSDRGALNGAPVSGVEEVDGDIRHYLEEPMVVGGTVHGEIDWARRFDHMQQHCGQHILSAVMEDRFQWQTTSFHLGEETVTIDLDTSELLEETLAEAEAEVNRLILKNIKVETAWMTAEEAGKYPLRKKLAVTENVRLVMIPGVDYNGCGGTHPQATGEVRAVKLLGWTKNKGQVRLEFVCGERLLGQFGKKHRLLTELKQLVARPEEALPEEIVELNEKSKEKDKYILDLESKLIGYEAKELVEQGEQKQFLSAVYQDRSIKQLQALGQAVLNETTDACVLLVSEQEDALQFVLACGSGLDRNMNDVAKQVLPHIEGKGGGKPHFVQGGGKKRIKADAFVELVKNIV
- a CDS encoding SDR family oxidoreductase, whose protein sequence is MKVLVVGANGQVGKHLVEKIQDSEKVEAVAMIRKEEQASYFKDLGAETVLIDLEDDTETIAKAFKGVDAVVFTAGSGPNTGPDKTVMIDLDGAVKTIEASKQAGVKRYVMISSFDTTREAIQEAPASFAPYVIAKHYADDWLRRTDLDYTIIHPGMLTNDAGTGEVEAAEKVERGEISREDVASVILATLENEATIGKEFQVVGGNTTVRDAVGSL
- a CDS encoding class I adenylate-forming enzyme family protein, coding for MKKQGRDDTVMYKKGKKPLTEYLQDHARQRPNDPAYIYYGKAWNWRDVLEQVQKVAGFLTSAGFTKGDRIGLFMQNGPPYVIAHYAIQYIGAVVCPLSPMYKAGELDYFVEEVGMCAVFAGSELLSEVRKMEHTLARVIAVRNSEYRADAVSEKDSTLQQREVAWRDVLLEGPSLQKPTAVDMDETALLAFTSGTTGRPKAAMLTYGNALYKTAAAVSANGVENRETWLAVMPLCHIAGMVMGVNIPVYTGAPCVLMERFDPVETLRMLKHYEVTVWYSTAPMNEAILDMGTEGTLEHLRLNLCTSFGMPVTESLAERWKELAPGCCLFEASYGLSESHTVDTYMPAEKVKFGSVGVPVPGSRIEIHDPWTGEACPPGESGEIVIRSPGVFKGYWNRPEATAEVRKDDWLHTGDIGYFDEDGYLYFQGRSKEMIKSSGFSIFPEDVESLWKKHPAVVQAAVIGIPDERKGEVVKAFLVLQQDADVTEEELTGWAKEHMARYKVPSAIEIRRSLPQTSAGKILRRLLKTET